One Megalops cyprinoides isolate fMegCyp1 chromosome 4, fMegCyp1.pri, whole genome shotgun sequence genomic window carries:
- the LOC118776545 gene encoding paired box protein Pax-8-like isoform X1, translating into MWKTCSELCRPEAVKILARSDIIGHGGLNQLGGMFVNGRPLPEVIRQRIVDMAHQGVRPCDISRQLRVSHGCVSKILGRYYETGSIKPGVIGGSKPKVATPKVVEKIAEYKRQNPTMFAWEIRDRLLAEGVCDSDTVPSVSSINRIIRTKVQQPFNLPLDAKGLSPGHTLIPSSAVTPPESPQSDSLGSTYTISGLLGITQASADGKRKHDDSDQESCRHSVDSQGSGGGPRKQLRPEHFAPQHLDSQDCGFERHHYGPEAFASPSHSKAEQALYPLSLINGSLEDGKTSLSTSSSAIGRNLTSHQGYSVVADPLQPLPLCLKQEMSPEETSAGSSPNVMPSSAFLDLQSIPAPASVSSSGGCSTHLSHAFSSLSHHGPVYSQFSSQSLIAGRDMVSSTLPGYPPHIPGSGQTGFTSSAITSMVAGTDYSAQAYTHSPYSSYSEAWRFTNSGILGSPYYYSSASRTAPPSTAAYDHL; encoded by the exons ATGTGGAAGACTTGCTCAGAACTGTGTAGACCAGAGGCTGTCAAAATTCTAGCTAGATCCGACATTATTG GACATGGGGGTCTTAACCAACTAGGCGGGATGTTTGTGAATGGGCGGCCGCTCCCGGAGGTGATCCGCCAGCGCATCGTGGACATGGCCCACCAGGGCGTGCGCCCCTGTGACATCTCCCGCCAGCTTAGGGTCAGCCATGGCTGTGTCAGCAAGATCCTGGGCCG GTACTACGAGACAGGCAGCATCAAGCCAGGGGTGATTGGTGGCTCCAAGCCCAAGGTGGCTACACCCAAGGTGGTGGAAAAGATCGCAGAGTACAAACGGCAGAATCCCACCATGTTCGCCTGGGAGATCCGCGACCGGCTGCTGGCCGAGGGGGTGTGTGACAGCGACACCGTGCCCAGCGTCAGCTCCATCAACAG GATCATCCGGACCAAAGTTCAGCAGCCGTTCAACTTGCCTCTGGATGCCAAAGGGCTCAGCCCAGGACACACACTca TCCCCAGCTCAGCTGTGACTCCGCCTGAGTCTCCACAGTCCGATTCTCTGGGTTCCACCTACACCATCAGTGGGCTGCTGGGTATCACACAGGCCAGTGCTGATGGAAAGAGGAAACACGATGACA GTGATCAGGAGAGCTGCCGGCACAGTGTGGACTCCCAGGGGAGTGGCGGCGGCCCCCGGAAGCAGCTTCGACCCGAGCACTTCGCTCCCCAGCACCTGGACAGCCAGGACTGCGGCTTTGAGCGGCACCACTACGGTCCCGAGGCTTTTGCGTCTCCCAGCCACAGCAAGGCAgagcag GCTCTGTATCCTCTGTCACTCATTAATGGAAGCCTAGAGGATGGGAAGACCAGCCTCTCAACATCGAGCTCTGCCATTGGACGGAATCTGACTTCACATCAGGGCTACTCTGTGGTAGCAG ACCCCCTACAGCCCCTCCCACTTTGTCTGAAGCAGGAAATGTCACCTGAAGAGACCAGTGCTGGGTCCTCCCCCAATGTTATGCCCAGCTCTGCTTTCCTGGACCTGCAGTCAATCCCAGCTCCTGCCTCTGTCAGTAGCAGTGGCGGATGCTCCACTCATCTCTCTCATGCCTTCAGCTCATTGTCCCATCATGGTCCAGTGTACAGCCAGTTCAGCAGCCAGTCTCTCATAGCAG GGCGGGATATGGTGAGCTCAACACTTCCTGGCTACCCCCCTCACATTCCTGGCAGTGGTCAGACAGGCTTCACCTCTTCTGCCATCACCAGCATGGTGGCAG GCACAGATTACTCTGCCCAGGCCTACACTCACTCTCCCTACTCCTCCTACAGTGAGGCATGGAGGTTCACAAACTCTGGCATTTTGG GTTCACCCTATTATTACAGCTCTGCATCCCGCACAGCTCCCCCATCCACAGCTGCTTATGACCACCTTTAG
- the LOC118776545 gene encoding paired box protein Pax-8-like isoform X2, producing the protein MSNATGRGHGGLNQLGGMFVNGRPLPEVIRQRIVDMAHQGVRPCDISRQLRVSHGCVSKILGRYYETGSIKPGVIGGSKPKVATPKVVEKIAEYKRQNPTMFAWEIRDRLLAEGVCDSDTVPSVSSINRIIRTKVQQPFNLPLDAKGLSPGHTLIPSSAVTPPESPQSDSLGSTYTISGLLGITQASADGKRKHDDSDQESCRHSVDSQGSGGGPRKQLRPEHFAPQHLDSQDCGFERHHYGPEAFASPSHSKAEQALYPLSLINGSLEDGKTSLSTSSSAIGRNLTSHQGYSVVADPLQPLPLCLKQEMSPEETSAGSSPNVMPSSAFLDLQSIPAPASVSSSGGCSTHLSHAFSSLSHHGPVYSQFSSQSLIAGRDMVSSTLPGYPPHIPGSGQTGFTSSAITSMVAGTDYSAQAYTHSPYSSYSEAWRFTNSGILGSPYYYSSASRTAPPSTAAYDHL; encoded by the exons GACATGGGGGTCTTAACCAACTAGGCGGGATGTTTGTGAATGGGCGGCCGCTCCCGGAGGTGATCCGCCAGCGCATCGTGGACATGGCCCACCAGGGCGTGCGCCCCTGTGACATCTCCCGCCAGCTTAGGGTCAGCCATGGCTGTGTCAGCAAGATCCTGGGCCG GTACTACGAGACAGGCAGCATCAAGCCAGGGGTGATTGGTGGCTCCAAGCCCAAGGTGGCTACACCCAAGGTGGTGGAAAAGATCGCAGAGTACAAACGGCAGAATCCCACCATGTTCGCCTGGGAGATCCGCGACCGGCTGCTGGCCGAGGGGGTGTGTGACAGCGACACCGTGCCCAGCGTCAGCTCCATCAACAG GATCATCCGGACCAAAGTTCAGCAGCCGTTCAACTTGCCTCTGGATGCCAAAGGGCTCAGCCCAGGACACACACTca TCCCCAGCTCAGCTGTGACTCCGCCTGAGTCTCCACAGTCCGATTCTCTGGGTTCCACCTACACCATCAGTGGGCTGCTGGGTATCACACAGGCCAGTGCTGATGGAAAGAGGAAACACGATGACA GTGATCAGGAGAGCTGCCGGCACAGTGTGGACTCCCAGGGGAGTGGCGGCGGCCCCCGGAAGCAGCTTCGACCCGAGCACTTCGCTCCCCAGCACCTGGACAGCCAGGACTGCGGCTTTGAGCGGCACCACTACGGTCCCGAGGCTTTTGCGTCTCCCAGCCACAGCAAGGCAgagcag GCTCTGTATCCTCTGTCACTCATTAATGGAAGCCTAGAGGATGGGAAGACCAGCCTCTCAACATCGAGCTCTGCCATTGGACGGAATCTGACTTCACATCAGGGCTACTCTGTGGTAGCAG ACCCCCTACAGCCCCTCCCACTTTGTCTGAAGCAGGAAATGTCACCTGAAGAGACCAGTGCTGGGTCCTCCCCCAATGTTATGCCCAGCTCTGCTTTCCTGGACCTGCAGTCAATCCCAGCTCCTGCCTCTGTCAGTAGCAGTGGCGGATGCTCCACTCATCTCTCTCATGCCTTCAGCTCATTGTCCCATCATGGTCCAGTGTACAGCCAGTTCAGCAGCCAGTCTCTCATAGCAG GGCGGGATATGGTGAGCTCAACACTTCCTGGCTACCCCCCTCACATTCCTGGCAGTGGTCAGACAGGCTTCACCTCTTCTGCCATCACCAGCATGGTGGCAG GCACAGATTACTCTGCCCAGGCCTACACTCACTCTCCCTACTCCTCCTACAGTGAGGCATGGAGGTTCACAAACTCTGGCATTTTGG GTTCACCCTATTATTACAGCTCTGCATCCCGCACAGCTCCCCCATCCACAGCTGCTTATGACCACCTTTAG